The proteins below are encoded in one region of Myxococcales bacterium:
- a CDS encoding AAA family ATPase encodes MVSYLTYKVLRRFAESFPFLLDTLAICMDGNRESMTFRCSQTKALYRGIFLAHAFAFVCVFCSPAVAQVPAANEAKAQAKQGDEKGPRIAELQQLADHLESLLAGKLAADVDPRALLALEPDPELQEPAAVFAYVTGARKELPEELRDPNNPLLAAKARVWTLKRRFVQLAKHRQAKLISDHARRRELAAEQASKQAVDQKKLLSLKKRIKSIREFMAAQMDPSLEPMDVLRVDLSDLRKLEGVSSKTKRPLPPLSDQTPKTASDTALPQGAALPSSLAAAEQQLDQLLFTFFQLPAEEQRRLFELHKQQQLARQNELASHKQLDKAKQEAERAAQERHKILQALKHARSEQARRAAELEASLLHIKEQQALFRSGLLRKQQELDKTKELALGWERQVKELMQGALWQRSHQEKADVLYDELVSQLETIRKEFAVQLRALSRSDVTVPVPKPLEESELLQETAKSVRKTHKALMVQAAKLQDYYDKTLWKTATTQRDALVSMNQARLDLLQLLTPNRRHRLQSFGPEGLAQAQRELFQMSLELRYHVLAAPILIKKIMLSLRNNALSFSFSVAKLLLLILAFRWWRRHGGRYLVKLRDHWTSVRPVTSVSQVGAIVVWYIEHVRRPLEWLLLFGLIFNWSGVFSGVPEFYYLWLVAKWGLIGALTIRLLDALVVRQGDGRSKKDTSGLRIRSLRLIGAVVVLIGLILSFTAQSVGKGAIYHWVLWSCWFSIVPFGVLLVRWWRSIIVTRLEALGPSHRLADWAMQHHNSVVGFVVVTIGGFYLLVHGIYRFVLSHLSQLEVIQRALAYLFRRQVAKRNQSIAAPSYKAPLPEELYAALDPLAPAKHFCSGVMEDRLGVVRKLARDKNNTIAAVIGERGLGKSTFLRQVVEGLPASELCFVRCTPGGFDVFCEQVAKELGFSKHPNEDELVLAMREKGPRLVCIDDAHRLVRPVIGGLADLDRLNEFARKVGSSTSWIIALSSPAWQYVERARSDRALFDEVVYLRPWSESQIAELIATRSDGVIPELDFRDLVVPRHFDPASYQSESERTKTDYIRMLWDYADGNPAVALYYWRESLHLSSAGKTRVNLFDPPEVRGATTLPMSLYFVLRAIVQLELALESDIVECTALRPADVADALRFARTRSYIETVGQRIQIALPWYRAITVLLQRQHLLVTQ; translated from the coding sequence ATGGTGAGCTATCTAACATACAAAGTGCTAAGACGCTTTGCCGAGTCATTTCCTTTTCTCCTTGATACTTTAGCGATTTGCATGGATGGTAACCGAGAATCCATGACTTTTCGATGCTCCCAGACAAAGGCTCTTTATCGAGGCATCTTCCTAGCCCATGCTTTCGCCTTCGTTTGTGTTTTTTGTTCACCGGCCGTCGCTCAGGTTCCGGCGGCAAATGAAGCGAAGGCTCAAGCCAAGCAAGGAGACGAGAAGGGCCCTCGCATCGCCGAGCTGCAACAGCTTGCCGATCACCTTGAATCGTTGTTGGCAGGAAAGCTTGCCGCTGATGTGGATCCAAGGGCCTTGTTGGCTCTTGAGCCCGATCCGGAGCTTCAGGAACCCGCTGCGGTGTTTGCTTACGTGACGGGTGCCCGAAAAGAGCTGCCCGAAGAACTTCGTGATCCAAACAATCCCTTGCTGGCGGCTAAGGCCCGGGTATGGACCTTGAAGCGGCGTTTTGTGCAACTTGCAAAGCATCGCCAAGCGAAGCTGATTAGCGATCACGCGCGACGCAGAGAATTGGCTGCAGAGCAGGCCTCCAAACAAGCCGTTGATCAAAAAAAGCTCCTTTCATTGAAGAAGCGGATTAAGTCGATTCGAGAGTTTATGGCTGCTCAGATGGATCCATCGCTCGAGCCAATGGATGTGTTGCGCGTAGACCTGAGTGATTTGCGTAAGCTCGAAGGCGTTTCAAGCAAGACAAAGCGCCCCCTTCCACCGTTGTCCGATCAGACGCCAAAAACGGCAAGCGATACAGCTCTGCCTCAAGGCGCTGCATTGCCGTCAAGTTTGGCTGCAGCAGAGCAGCAGTTGGACCAGCTTCTTTTTACCTTTTTCCAACTTCCCGCGGAGGAGCAACGACGGTTGTTTGAGCTACACAAGCAGCAGCAACTCGCTCGTCAAAATGAGTTGGCGTCACATAAACAGCTCGACAAAGCTAAGCAAGAAGCTGAACGCGCCGCCCAAGAACGCCATAAAATCTTGCAAGCGCTCAAGCATGCAAGAAGTGAGCAAGCTAGGCGTGCGGCCGAGCTCGAAGCAAGTTTGCTTCACATCAAAGAACAGCAGGCCTTGTTTCGGAGTGGCTTGTTGAGGAAGCAGCAGGAGCTTGATAAGACAAAAGAACTGGCCCTGGGCTGGGAGCGGCAAGTTAAGGAGCTGATGCAAGGCGCTCTTTGGCAACGCAGTCATCAGGAAAAGGCCGATGTCCTTTACGATGAACTTGTATCCCAACTTGAAACAATTCGTAAAGAGTTTGCGGTTCAGTTGCGGGCGTTGTCCCGTTCGGATGTCACCGTTCCTGTGCCAAAACCTCTTGAAGAAAGTGAGCTTCTTCAAGAGACAGCAAAGTCTGTTCGAAAAACACACAAAGCCTTGATGGTTCAAGCGGCAAAACTACAAGATTACTACGACAAGACCTTGTGGAAAACGGCAACAACGCAACGCGACGCGCTTGTGAGCATGAACCAAGCTCGGCTTGATTTGTTGCAGTTGCTTACACCAAATAGGCGCCATCGGCTCCAAAGCTTTGGCCCGGAGGGATTGGCCCAGGCTCAACGTGAGCTTTTTCAGATGAGTCTTGAGTTGCGCTATCATGTACTGGCTGCGCCGATTCTTATAAAAAAAATCATGCTCAGCCTGCGCAACAACGCGCTGTCCTTTAGTTTTTCCGTTGCTAAACTTCTTTTGCTGATACTTGCATTCCGTTGGTGGCGGCGTCACGGAGGACGTTATCTCGTGAAGCTACGCGACCATTGGACTTCTGTGCGGCCAGTGACGAGCGTAAGCCAGGTAGGTGCCATCGTGGTGTGGTACATCGAACATGTTCGAAGGCCTCTGGAGTGGCTGTTGCTGTTTGGTCTGATCTTTAACTGGTCTGGCGTCTTTTCGGGTGTGCCCGAGTTTTACTATCTTTGGCTTGTTGCCAAGTGGGGGCTGATTGGCGCTTTGACCATACGCCTGCTTGATGCTTTGGTCGTGCGTCAGGGCGATGGCCGCAGCAAAAAGGACACATCAGGGTTACGTATTCGTTCGTTGCGATTGATAGGTGCCGTTGTCGTCTTGATAGGGCTGATACTTTCGTTCACAGCTCAAAGTGTTGGTAAGGGCGCTATCTATCACTGGGTGCTTTGGAGTTGTTGGTTTTCGATTGTTCCCTTCGGAGTGCTGCTGGTGCGGTGGTGGCGCTCGATCATTGTCACGAGGCTCGAAGCGTTGGGACCGTCTCATCGCTTGGCCGATTGGGCGATGCAACACCACAACAGTGTGGTTGGTTTTGTCGTTGTCACAATAGGAGGCTTTTACCTGCTTGTTCACGGTATTTACCGTTTTGTCTTAAGCCATCTAAGCCAACTGGAAGTTATTCAACGCGCGCTGGCTTATCTTTTTCGCAGACAAGTGGCAAAGCGCAATCAATCCATTGCTGCTCCATCGTACAAAGCGCCGCTGCCTGAAGAGCTTTATGCTGCGCTGGATCCTTTGGCACCCGCAAAGCATTTTTGCTCGGGTGTTATGGAAGATAGACTCGGTGTCGTGCGGAAATTGGCGCGCGATAAAAACAACACCATTGCGGCGGTGATTGGTGAGCGTGGCTTAGGCAAGAGTACGTTTTTGCGGCAGGTGGTCGAAGGGCTACCAGCTTCAGAGTTATGCTTTGTGCGTTGCACGCCCGGTGGATTCGACGTCTTTTGTGAGCAGGTGGCAAAAGAGCTTGGCTTTTCAAAACATCCAAACGAAGATGAGCTGGTTTTGGCGATGCGCGAAAAAGGGCCAAGACTTGTGTGCATTGATGATGCTCACCGCTTGGTGCGTCCAGTGATTGGTGGTTTGGCTGACTTGGATCGGTTGAATGAATTTGCACGGAAAGTTGGATCCAGCACGTCTTGGATTATCGCGCTGTCTTCGCCAGCTTGGCAATATGTTGAACGTGCACGCAGCGACCGTGCTCTTTTTGATGAAGTTGTTTATTTGCGTCCATGGAGTGAGAGTCAGATTGCCGAGCTTATCGCTACGCGAAGTGATGGGGTGATTCCTGAACTTGATTTTCGAGATTTGGTTGTCCCTCGGCATTTTGATCCGGCGAGTTATCAGAGTGAATCGGAACGCACAAAAACCGATTACATTCGTATGCTTTGGGACTATGCGGATGGAAATCCTGCCGTAGCGCTTTACTATTGGAGAGAGTCATTGCACCTCAGTTCCGCTGGGAAGACCCGTGTAAATCTATTTGATCCACCCGAGGTTCGTGGCGCTACAACACTGCCCATGTCCTTGTACTTTGTTCTTCGTGCGATTGTGCAGCTGGAACTGGCTCTTGAGTCGGACATTGTTGAGTGTACGGCTTTAAGGCCGGCGGATGTTGCCGATGCGCTCCGCTTTGCCCGGACCCGGTCTTACATCGAGACCGTGGGGCAACGCATTCAGATCGCATTACCCTGGTATCGGGCCATCACTGTGCTGCTGCAGCGCCAACATCTTTTGGTGACCCAATGA
- a CDS encoding transporter, whose amino-acid sequence MALIMNACSRRVLTLAVLFCFLLQTQNAHADALVTDRPGNGNAARVVDSKRVQVETSALYALEQGAATDVHRMSFPTWLRWGVLDGAELRLASSLVGWQMKPRKDVLTPDRWLGSKLQLLRASSSPCDLAFVFDVELPTGTGSVGNNLVLPEFRLLSSWSLRSGFALLLNLGADLPELGSRRVLRMIHVINLSYALPWWNQAVSVFVEYYGRLPLSFNDSAIAQIDAGLTWRITSDVQVDFYTQHALSNASPDVQLSLGFSARM is encoded by the coding sequence GTGGCGCTGATTATGAATGCCTGTTCAAGGCGTGTTCTGACGCTGGCCGTGCTGTTCTGTTTTCTTTTGCAGACCCAAAATGCCCACGCTGATGCTTTGGTGACGGATCGGCCGGGAAATGGCAACGCAGCGCGTGTCGTGGACTCGAAGCGTGTTCAAGTTGAAACAAGCGCGCTTTATGCGTTGGAGCAGGGCGCCGCGACCGATGTTCATCGGATGAGTTTTCCAACTTGGCTGCGTTGGGGCGTTTTGGATGGAGCCGAGTTGCGATTGGCAAGCTCTCTTGTAGGCTGGCAAATGAAGCCAAGGAAAGATGTGCTTACTCCGGACCGTTGGCTCGGAAGCAAGTTGCAGCTACTGCGCGCATCTAGCAGTCCCTGCGATTTGGCATTTGTGTTTGATGTTGAACTGCCAACAGGGACTGGTTCGGTTGGGAACAATCTTGTGTTGCCGGAGTTCCGTTTACTTAGCAGTTGGTCTCTGCGATCGGGCTTTGCTTTGTTGCTCAATCTCGGTGCGGATTTGCCCGAACTTGGCTCCAGGCGCGTGCTTCGAATGATTCATGTGATTAATCTTAGCTATGCCTTACCGTGGTGGAATCAGGCAGTGAGTGTCTTTGTCGAGTATTACGGCAGACTGCCTCTTTCTTTTAATGATAGCGCCATCGCACAAATCGATGCGGGCTTGACCTGGCGCATCACAAGCGATGTGCAAGTTGATTTTTACACTCAGCATGCTCTGAGCAATGCTTCGCCTGATGTGCAACTAAGTCTTGGCTTCAGCGCACGAATGTAG
- the msrA gene encoding peptide-methionine (S)-S-oxide reductase MsrA, which yields MSKLEQATFAAGCFWGIEAKFAALDGVLRSEVGYTGGHTDSASYEQVCSGQTGHAEAVTLSFDPDRISYEGLLDAFWTMHDPTQYHRQGPDIGSQYRSAIFYHNEEQRELAQQSKAQCEKQARFNEPIVTEIAKAGAFHRAEEYHQKYLAKRSAQL from the coding sequence ATGAGCAAGCTCGAGCAGGCCACTTTTGCCGCAGGCTGTTTTTGGGGGATCGAAGCTAAATTTGCTGCTTTGGACGGCGTTTTGAGAAGCGAAGTGGGCTATACCGGCGGGCATACCGACTCCGCAAGCTATGAGCAGGTATGCAGCGGCCAAACCGGGCACGCCGAGGCCGTCACCCTGAGTTTCGATCCCGATCGCATCAGCTACGAAGGACTACTGGATGCCTTTTGGACAATGCACGACCCCACCCAATACCACCGTCAGGGCCCGGACATTGGCAGTCAGTACCGCTCCGCCATTTTCTACCACAATGAAGAGCAGCGCGAGCTAGCTCAGCAAAGCAAAGCGCAGTGTGAGAAACAAGCACGCTTCAACGAGCCCATCGTCACTGAAATCGCAAAAGCCGGAGCCTTTCACCGTGCAGAGGAATACCATCAAAAGTATTTGGCCAAACGAAGCGCTCAGCTCTAA
- a CDS encoding KH domain-containing protein, which translates to MKDLIEYIARSLVDNPEGVNVQAVEGEQTLILELTVDGDDLGKVIGKDGRTARAMRTLLAATSARSGKRAVLEILE; encoded by the coding sequence ATGAAAGACCTTATAGAGTACATTGCTCGCTCTCTGGTGGACAATCCGGAAGGCGTCAATGTGCAAGCTGTTGAAGGCGAGCAGACGTTAATTCTCGAGCTCACCGTAGATGGCGATGATTTGGGCAAAGTCATTGGTAAAGATGGGCGAACAGCCCGCGCCATGCGCACATTGCTGGCTGCGACCTCTGCGCGCTCCGGCAAGCGTGCGGTTCTAGAAATCCTTGAGTAG
- the rimM gene encoding 16S rRNA processing protein RimM, giving the protein MSSRAQDLELVALGRVARAHGIVGELRIHLYNPDSAVLREQKEIILLHNGQRSTLRIHKAREVPKALLLSIDGIRTRTQAEAWQGAEVCVPSDALPALDDQEYYIKDLVGMQVYDADEQALGQVIDVLSYPSVDCLVVNSADGRREVPMIDDFVLHVDTSKGLVIVQRWDEFEIQPD; this is encoded by the coding sequence TTGAGTAGCCGAGCCCAGGATCTTGAGTTAGTTGCTCTGGGACGGGTTGCACGCGCTCACGGGATTGTGGGTGAGTTGCGGATTCATTTGTACAATCCTGATTCAGCTGTTCTGCGCGAGCAAAAAGAGATTATCCTGCTTCACAATGGGCAGCGGAGCACGCTGCGCATTCACAAAGCACGTGAGGTCCCTAAAGCGCTTCTTCTTAGCATTGACGGGATCCGCACGCGCACACAAGCTGAAGCTTGGCAGGGGGCAGAGGTCTGTGTACCGAGCGATGCCTTACCTGCGCTTGACGATCAGGAATATTACATCAAAGACCTTGTGGGTATGCAGGTTTATGACGCCGACGAGCAAGCGCTCGGACAAGTCATCGACGTGCTTAGTTATCCATCGGTGGATTGTTTGGTGGTAAACAGCGCCGATGGGCGACGCGAGGTTCCTATGATTGACGACTTTGTGTTGCACGTGGATACTTCAAAAGGCCTCGTCATCGTTCAGCGCTGGGACGAGTTTGAAATCCAACCCGATTAG
- the trmD gene encoding tRNA (guanosine(37)-N1)-methyltransferase TrmD, whose amino-acid sequence MDIAIVTLFPELFDSYLRAALLGKALEQQRFSLQCINPRSFTQDKHQSVDDLPYGGGSGMVMKAEPLVKAMESFESDGKRSHRIMLSASGKVFKQGDAQRLSEKERLTFLCGRYEGIDDRVSHFVDEELSLGDFVLMGGEAAAMAMIESTVRLLPGVIGNPESLLHESHAQSQLEYPQYTRPPEFRGYPVPEVLLSGDHGAIERYRQEQSLIRTRSRRPELIEQQGQSTVDKKKP is encoded by the coding sequence ATGGACATTGCGATTGTTACCCTTTTTCCTGAGTTGTTTGACTCCTATTTGAGAGCCGCGCTGCTTGGTAAAGCGCTCGAGCAGCAGCGTTTTTCGCTGCAATGCATCAATCCACGCTCATTCACACAGGATAAACATCAAAGCGTGGACGATCTGCCCTACGGCGGCGGAAGCGGCATGGTAATGAAAGCGGAGCCTTTGGTGAAGGCCATGGAGTCTTTCGAAAGCGATGGCAAACGAAGCCATCGGATTATGCTCAGTGCGAGTGGCAAAGTCTTTAAACAAGGCGATGCACAACGACTAAGCGAAAAGGAAAGACTTACTTTTCTATGTGGTCGTTACGAAGGCATCGATGATCGTGTGAGTCATTTTGTCGATGAAGAACTTTCCTTGGGTGATTTCGTGTTAATGGGAGGTGAAGCAGCCGCCATGGCGATGATCGAAAGCACGGTACGCTTGTTGCCCGGTGTGATCGGCAATCCGGAATCGTTGCTTCACGAATCGCATGCGCAATCGCAACTTGAATACCCTCAATACACACGTCCCCCTGAGTTTCGAGGGTATCCAGTGCCCGAGGTCTTGCTAAGTGGCGATCATGGTGCCATTGAGCGTTACCGTCAGGAACAATCCCTTATTCGTACGCGCAGTAGACGGCCTGAGCTCATTGAACAGCAGGGACAATCGACCGTAGACAAGAAGAAGCCATGA
- a CDS encoding peroxiredoxin — MLKIGEKAPEIQGQTHAGEHFTLSDTLKKGPVVLFFYPKDFTPVCSKEVCAFRDLSSELAGFSGQIVGVSADSSDSHTSFAQANRLNYPLLSDPNRTIANDYKAMYFGMLPKRVTYVIGQDGRIREALHNEFSAEKHVKRVKKALNLP; from the coding sequence ATGCTAAAGATAGGCGAAAAAGCTCCCGAAATTCAAGGACAAACCCATGCCGGTGAGCACTTCACCCTCAGCGACACACTAAAGAAGGGGCCGGTTGTACTGTTCTTCTATCCCAAAGACTTCACGCCGGTCTGCAGCAAAGAGGTGTGTGCTTTTCGCGATCTTTCAAGCGAGCTAGCTGGGTTTTCGGGGCAAATCGTTGGGGTGAGCGCAGATTCCTCCGACTCCCATACAAGCTTTGCCCAAGCCAATCGGCTTAACTACCCGCTTTTAAGCGATCCAAACCGAACTATCGCGAATGATTACAAGGCGATGTACTTTGGTATGTTGCCAAAACGCGTGACCTACGTGATTGGCCAAGACGGCCGCATTCGCGAAGCCCTACACAACGAGTTTTCCGCCGAAAAACACGTAAAAAGGGTCAAAAAAGCCCTAAATTTGCCATAA
- the rplS gene encoding 50S ribosomal protein L19 — MSQPVPQIQALENAQRRELPKFRVGDTVNVHYLIREGEKERVQVFKGTVIRKSGGGLGATFCVRKVSYNVGVERIFPLHSPRIQLVEVLSQGKVRQSKLFYLRELRGKKARIKDRNQN, encoded by the coding sequence ATGAGCCAGCCTGTCCCACAAATCCAAGCCCTAGAAAATGCTCAACGCCGCGAGCTTCCAAAGTTCCGTGTTGGCGACACTGTTAACGTTCATTATCTGATTCGTGAAGGCGAAAAAGAGCGTGTTCAGGTCTTTAAAGGCACGGTGATTCGCAAATCAGGCGGAGGACTCGGAGCCACCTTCTGTGTGCGTAAAGTCTCCTACAACGTTGGTGTAGAGCGTATCTTCCCTCTGCATTCGCCACGTATTCAGCTGGTTGAAGTGCTAAGCCAAGGCAAAGTGCGCCAATCCAAGCTCTTTTATTTGCGCGAGCTTCGCGGCAAAAAGGCGCGCATCAAAGACCGAAACCAGAATTAG
- a CDS encoding prephenate dehydrogenase/arogenate dehydrogenase family protein, producing the protein MDIGIIGYGRFAQVLASILSPEHRLFIYEPKGSSVLPPAGSSFVSEEQALAQAVIFYAVPINALEGVLAKHAPVFRKDGKSRLVLDVLSVKLHAKQVFERHLPSSVKAILLHPMFGPDSVREQGFNDLPMVMDRFCASEQQVNYWTGFFQGKGLHVIAMSAEEHDRKAAWSQGVTHFIGRVLDEMKLAATDIDTLGAKRLLEIRDQVCNDSWELFTDLQTKNPYTIDMRVALGKAVDRIYNSLCLIACFKNAGR; encoded by the coding sequence ATGGATATTGGCATCATAGGTTATGGTCGTTTTGCCCAGGTGCTTGCTTCGATTCTAAGTCCGGAGCATCGGCTCTTTATCTACGAGCCCAAGGGCAGCTCTGTATTGCCCCCGGCAGGCTCTTCGTTTGTCAGTGAAGAGCAAGCGCTGGCACAAGCCGTTATTTTCTACGCGGTGCCCATCAATGCCCTTGAGGGCGTTTTGGCCAAGCATGCTCCGGTGTTCCGCAAAGACGGAAAAAGCAGACTCGTGCTTGATGTGCTGTCGGTCAAGCTTCACGCCAAACAGGTCTTTGAGCGCCACTTACCGAGTAGTGTAAAGGCTATCTTATTGCATCCGATGTTTGGCCCTGACAGCGTGCGTGAGCAGGGCTTCAACGATTTGCCCATGGTCATGGACCGCTTTTGCGCAAGCGAGCAGCAAGTGAACTATTGGACCGGCTTTTTTCAAGGCAAGGGTTTGCATGTCATAGCAATGAGCGCCGAGGAGCACGATCGCAAAGCGGCCTGGTCTCAGGGTGTGACTCATTTTATTGGTCGCGTGCTCGATGAGATGAAGCTTGCAGCGACCGACATCGATACCTTGGGCGCAAAACGGCTTTTGGAGATTCGCGATCAAGTTTGCAATGACAGCTGGGAGCTGTTTACCGACTTGCAAACAAAGAATCCGTACACGATTGATATGCGTGTGGCCCTCGGTAAAGCGGTTGATCGCATTTACAACAGTCTTTGCCTAATCGCGTGTTTCAAGAACGCTGGGCGGTAG
- a CDS encoding DUF2007 domain-containing protein — translation MPISSTWVLLAKLSDLEQAELLASFLRAHDVQSYLPDQYTTSNLWLFSTALGGCRVMVHTEDLDQAKALMQSYQAGASSQSESSLETTSAEETPTRSASDDDAQRAFRSAVFGLLILPVVAHLYALFLCGRIVRRAEPFSSRTHFWLAVGISLFVLALVVRLLWLALS, via the coding sequence ATGCCAATATCAAGTACATGGGTTTTGCTCGCTAAGTTATCGGATTTGGAGCAGGCTGAGCTCTTAGCAAGCTTTCTGCGCGCACACGATGTGCAAAGCTATTTGCCAGACCAGTACACCACAAGCAATCTGTGGTTGTTCTCAACGGCGCTAGGTGGCTGCCGCGTGATGGTGCACACCGAAGACTTGGATCAAGCCAAAGCTTTGATGCAAAGCTATCAAGCAGGAGCCTCTTCGCAAAGCGAAAGCTCGTTAGAAACGACGAGCGCTGAGGAGACTCCGACAAGGTCGGCTTCCGATGACGATGCTCAGCGTGCTTTTCGCAGTGCAGTGTTTGGGTTGCTCATTCTGCCGGTCGTTGCACATCTTTATGCTCTCTTTTTATGTGGACGCATTGTGCGACGCGCCGAGCCCTTCAGTTCACGCACTCATTTTTGGCTCGCCGTCGGCATTAGCCTCTTTGTGCTGGCTTTAGTGGTGCGCCTGCTGTGGCTGGCTTTGTCCTGA
- a CDS encoding leucyl/phenylalanyl-tRNA--protein transferase: protein MVPLLGSALIFPPPESAGPEGLVAIGGDLSVERLILAYSQGIFPWPHHGLPLLWFSPDPRYVLEPGQVHLSRSLKRRIRKQPFEIRFDTAFSQVISACAAVPRPGQQGTWITDEMREGYEALHERGFAHSIEAWQGDRLVGGLYGVALGSMFFGETMFAIENDASKIAFITLLGHLIDWDYTLVDCQSYTEHLERFGAKPWPRDRFLAYLRNAVSEPGHIGPWTLELSPEQCLNRIETCST from the coding sequence ATGGTGCCTCTTTTAGGCTCCGCTCTGATCTTTCCGCCTCCGGAGAGCGCAGGGCCTGAAGGCTTGGTTGCCATCGGCGGCGATTTATCGGTCGAACGACTGATACTCGCCTACAGCCAAGGCATTTTTCCATGGCCCCATCATGGTTTGCCCCTGCTCTGGTTTAGTCCCGATCCGCGTTACGTGCTTGAGCCAGGCCAAGTCCATCTTTCCCGTTCGTTAAAACGACGCATTCGAAAACAACCTTTTGAGATTCGATTCGATACTGCATTTTCGCAAGTGATCAGTGCTTGCGCTGCTGTGCCACGTCCCGGACAGCAAGGCACCTGGATCACCGATGAGATGCGTGAAGGCTACGAAGCTTTGCACGAACGCGGTTTTGCACACAGCATCGAGGCCTGGCAAGGCGATAGGCTCGTTGGCGGTCTTTACGGCGTTGCACTTGGCAGTATGTTTTTTGGTGAAACCATGTTCGCCATCGAGAACGACGCTTCAAAAATCGCTTTCATCACTTTGCTCGGCCATTTGATCGACTGGGACTACACCTTGGTGGATTGTCAAAGCTACACCGAGCATCTCGAACGCTTTGGCGCAAAGCCCTGGCCACGTGATCGTTTCTTAGCTTATCTGCGCAACGCCGTATCCGAACCGGGCCATATCGGCCCTTGGACGCTCGAGCTTAGTCCAGAGCAATGCCTCAATCGGATAGAAACCTGCTCAACTTAG